A single region of the Arthrobacter sp. zg-Y20 genome encodes:
- a CDS encoding alpha/beta hydrolase has protein sequence MKYSYGPGPEQYAELTLPASGPSGREGAPRNGTVVIIHGGYWRSKYTAELGWPLARDLAARGFACWNMEYRRAGNGGGWPQTLEDVLAGINALSPAAEAEGADLSRVTLLGHSAGGHLAVLAAKAAKAEPSAVTVTGVVSQSGVLDLAAAHRLGLSDGAVENFLGCPPGLDPQRYVDADPMQALPLPVPAWVLHGAEDTTVPAGFSTSWAQAAAAAGTRVQLRTIPGDHFAMITPGTAAWAAVVEALHEAAGNRVP, from the coding sequence ATGAAGTATTCGTACGGTCCCGGGCCGGAACAGTATGCCGAACTAACCCTCCCGGCCTCAGGCCCGTCCGGCCGGGAGGGTGCCCCGCGCAACGGGACCGTCGTGATCATCCACGGTGGCTACTGGCGCTCGAAATACACCGCTGAGCTTGGCTGGCCGCTGGCCCGGGACCTCGCCGCCCGCGGCTTTGCCTGCTGGAACATGGAGTACCGGCGGGCCGGGAACGGCGGCGGCTGGCCGCAAACGCTCGAAGATGTCCTGGCCGGCATCAACGCCCTGTCCCCGGCGGCAGAGGCCGAGGGCGCGGACCTGTCCCGGGTCACCCTGCTGGGCCACTCGGCCGGCGGCCACCTGGCCGTGCTGGCCGCAAAAGCCGCCAAGGCCGAACCGTCCGCGGTAACCGTTACCGGCGTCGTGAGCCAGTCAGGGGTGCTGGACCTGGCCGCGGCGCACCGGCTGGGCCTCAGCGACGGCGCCGTGGAAAACTTCCTGGGCTGCCCACCGGGCCTGGATCCGCAACGCTATGTGGACGCGGACCCTATGCAGGCGCTGCCGCTGCCCGTACCGGCCTGGGTGCTCCACGGAGCGGAAGACACCACGGTTCCGGCAGGATTCTCCACCTCCTGGGCCCAGGCGGCCGCCGCAGCCGGCACCCGTGTGCAGCTGCGCACCATCCCGGGGGACCACTTCGCCATGATCACCCCCGGCACCGCCGCCTGGGCCGCCGTCGTCGAGGCGCTTCACGAAGCAGCAGGAAACCGGGTTCCTTAG
- a CDS encoding carbohydrate kinase — MLTVIGEALVDEVVSDTAPRRSHPGGSPLNVAVGVARLGRPVQFVGRFGSDSYGALIAEHLRANSVLTAFAADDLPTSVATAVLDPAGGARYTFDLEWELPGLDLPVLLDGTTMLHTGSIAAMLSPGADHVLRAVEHARPAATVTYDPNCRPSIITDVSYAREQAEKFVALADVVKASDEDLQWLYPDESPEESARRWLAAGPSLVVLTRGSKGPWAVAAAGECAVPAPTVTVVDTVGAGDSFMSALLVGLMDRELDGGARRSDLARIRVDEVEKLLSFAARAAAVTVSRAGANPPYRNELP; from the coding sequence ATGCTTACAGTGATCGGTGAAGCCCTGGTGGATGAAGTGGTCAGCGACACTGCGCCGCGGCGCTCCCACCCGGGCGGCAGTCCCCTGAACGTCGCTGTGGGCGTGGCCCGGCTGGGGCGGCCGGTGCAGTTTGTGGGCCGTTTCGGCTCCGACAGTTACGGCGCCCTGATCGCCGAGCACCTGCGCGCCAACTCCGTGCTTACCGCCTTCGCCGCCGACGACCTGCCCACCAGCGTGGCCACCGCGGTCCTCGATCCGGCCGGCGGCGCCCGCTACACCTTCGACCTCGAATGGGAACTGCCTGGCCTGGACCTGCCGGTGCTGCTGGACGGCACCACCATGCTGCACACCGGCTCCATCGCCGCCATGCTCTCACCGGGTGCCGACCATGTGCTCCGCGCCGTGGAGCACGCCCGGCCCGCCGCCACCGTCACCTATGACCCCAACTGCCGGCCCTCCATCATCACCGACGTATCCTATGCCCGGGAACAGGCCGAAAAGTTCGTAGCCCTTGCCGACGTGGTCAAGGCCTCGGACGAGGACCTGCAATGGCTGTACCCCGATGAGTCCCCGGAGGAATCCGCCCGCCGCTGGCTTGCCGCCGGGCCATCCCTAGTGGTCCTGACCCGCGGGTCCAAGGGGCCGTGGGCCGTGGCGGCGGCAGGGGAATGCGCTGTCCCCGCGCCAACGGTCACCGTAGTGGATACGGTGGGCGCCGGTGATTCCTTTATGTCCGCGCTGCTGGTGGGCCTGATGGACCGGGAGCTCGACGGCGGTGCACGGCGCAGCGATCTGGCGCGGATCCGCGTCGATGAGGTCGAGAAACTGCTCTCCTTCGCCGCCCGGGCCGCCGCAGTGACCGTCTCCCGCGCCGGGGCGAACCCGCCCTACCGCAACGAACTTCCGTAA
- a CDS encoding YbhB/YbcL family Raf kinase inhibitor-like protein: MESRDPYKDLPQVPQFAVESEEFTSGCPFAPAQYSARLGVPGGKDASPQLAWSGFPEGTRSFALTMYDPDAPTASGYWHWAAFNIPAAVTGLDGDAANSGQMPGGTVQLANDAGFAGFVGAAPPAGHGRHHYYVVVHAVDTEELDVAPDASPAALGFALYTHTLGRAVMVGTAEIPAD, from the coding sequence GTGGAAAGCCGAGACCCGTACAAGGACCTTCCGCAGGTGCCGCAGTTCGCCGTTGAGAGCGAGGAATTCACCAGCGGCTGTCCCTTCGCGCCCGCCCAGTACAGCGCCAGGCTGGGTGTGCCCGGAGGCAAGGATGCCTCCCCGCAGCTCGCCTGGTCCGGGTTCCCGGAAGGGACGCGCAGTTTCGCCCTCACCATGTATGACCCGGACGCGCCCACCGCCAGCGGCTACTGGCACTGGGCGGCGTTCAACATCCCCGCGGCCGTCACCGGCCTCGACGGGGACGCAGCCAACAGCGGGCAGATGCCCGGGGGCACGGTGCAGCTGGCCAACGACGCCGGGTTCGCCGGTTTTGTGGGTGCCGCCCCGCCTGCCGGACACGGCCGGCACCACTACTACGTGGTGGTCCACGCGGTGGACACGGAGGAACTGGACGTGGCCCCTGACGCCAGTCCCGCCGCACTGGGATTCGCCCTGTATACGCATACCCTGGGCCGCGCCGTCATGGTCGGCACGGCCGAAATCCCCGCGGACTGA
- a CDS encoding HAD family hydrolase, with protein sequence MQEQRGPVRLIASDMDGTIVGAGNSISDRTVRAFQACRDAGIDVVFVTGRPPRWLDPLRERIGHTGTVICSNGAITYDLGAGKVLASSLLPLAQMFSAAEVIRDLFPAVTFAAETVDGIHLEPGFSDTGSTEILGGIVPRPLHESLNGQAGVAKFLARASGISPDEFLHRVAPAVSSLVATTHSAPTMPLLEMSLPGLNKAVTLADYAAQKGITAEETVAFGDMPNDIQMLDWAGHGYAMASGHAAARAAADFTAPAFNDDGVAVILERLLGDRAGAAEAGVR encoded by the coding sequence ATGCAGGAGCAGCGTGGCCCGGTGCGGCTGATAGCAAGTGACATGGACGGCACCATTGTGGGAGCCGGCAACAGTATCAGCGACCGGACGGTGCGCGCCTTCCAGGCCTGCCGGGACGCGGGGATCGACGTCGTTTTCGTCACCGGACGCCCGCCCCGCTGGCTGGATCCGCTGCGCGAGCGGATCGGCCACACAGGTACCGTCATCTGCTCCAACGGAGCCATCACGTATGACCTCGGGGCCGGGAAGGTGCTGGCCAGCAGCCTGCTTCCGCTTGCGCAGATGTTCTCCGCCGCGGAAGTCATCCGGGACCTGTTCCCCGCAGTCACCTTCGCAGCCGAAACCGTGGACGGGATCCATCTGGAACCCGGTTTCTCAGACACCGGATCCACCGAAATCCTCGGCGGCATTGTTCCCCGCCCGCTTCACGAATCCCTGAACGGCCAGGCCGGCGTGGCCAAGTTCCTGGCCCGTGCCTCCGGGATCTCGCCGGACGAGTTCCTGCACCGGGTGGCACCGGCGGTCTCATCACTGGTGGCCACCACCCACTCCGCACCCACCATGCCCTTGCTGGAAATGTCCCTGCCAGGGCTGAACAAGGCCGTCACACTCGCGGACTACGCCGCGCAGAAGGGGATCACCGCCGAGGAGACCGTGGCCTTCGGCGATATGCCCAATGACATCCAGATGCTGGACTGGGCCGGGCACGGCTATGCGATGGCCTCCGGCCATGCCGCAGCCCGTGCGGCGGCGGACTTCACGGCCCCCGCTTTCAACGACGACGGCGTGGCGGTGATCCTGGAACGGCTTCTCGGCGACCGTGCAGGCGCCGCAGAAGCTGGTGTGCGGTAA
- a CDS encoding phosphatase PAP2 family protein, with product MTRDPGPHTRTGRTGGGPGSRIRDLLQWISRVSSPHLTLLLILAVGLVPALALTLVSAEVYESVAESDGIAGLDRPVLEYALTLRSPGLDAAVTGFTNLAGSIGMPIIAGLIVLGMCLRWRSWTPLVLTAAAAAGSLLMTISGKAIIGRTRPDLADAVPPYESSASFPSGHTLNSIVIAGILAYLVILHVHTRRAKAAAVLAAAVFTLAVGLSRVYLGHHWLTDVLVAWTLGAAWLAVVITAHQLLRRLHGRREAVPGSPPRRRR from the coding sequence ATGACCCGCGACCCTGGACCACACACCCGCACCGGCCGGACCGGCGGCGGACCGGGCAGCCGGATCCGGGACCTGCTGCAGTGGATCAGCCGGGTATCCTCCCCGCATTTAACCCTGCTGCTGATCCTGGCCGTGGGTTTGGTGCCCGCACTGGCCCTGACCCTGGTCTCCGCCGAGGTTTACGAATCAGTGGCCGAATCCGACGGTATTGCAGGCCTGGACCGGCCGGTTCTGGAATACGCCCTGACGCTGCGGTCCCCCGGCCTGGACGCCGCCGTCACGGGGTTCACCAACCTGGCCGGCAGCATCGGCATGCCGATCATCGCCGGGCTGATAGTGCTGGGGATGTGCCTGCGCTGGCGGTCCTGGACACCGCTGGTGCTCACTGCAGCGGCGGCGGCCGGCTCCCTCCTGATGACGATTTCCGGGAAGGCGATTATCGGGCGCACCCGCCCGGACCTGGCCGACGCCGTTCCTCCGTATGAGTCCTCCGCCTCATTTCCGAGCGGACACACCCTGAACTCAATCGTGATCGCCGGGATCCTTGCCTATTTGGTGATCCTGCATGTGCACACCCGCCGCGCGAAGGCCGCTGCGGTGCTGGCGGCCGCCGTGTTTACCCTGGCCGTGGGGCTAAGCCGGGTCTATTTGGGCCACCACTGGCTTACGGACGTTCTGGTTGCCTGGACCCTTGGAGCGGCCTGGCTGGCGGTGGTGATTACCGCACACCAGCTTCTGCGGCGCCTGCACGGTCGCCGAGAAGCCGTTCCAGGATCACCGCCACGCCGTCGTCGTTGA
- a CDS encoding alpha/beta fold hydrolase has protein sequence MSLSLVDGILPIVLLILGAVSLVWLGVSGQRLGWKRALAVVLAACALTALIYVLAEYVFRWWNASLPRLLYLFSALTILGVQLAVLRVLASGIRIRRRVAGVAAGLLVLLALAGTVNIAYHQYPTVAALFTPPPVTDDPLPRPAEVRRDLPAASAENWTAPPGMPAAGKVFHQQIPGGRSGYASNPALIYLPPAYLADPGNVNLPVLVLVHGQPGSPEDWLVSGGLAEIMDSFAARHHGLAPVVVLPDLSNAGNSNWPLCLDTTVSNSATYLAQDLPAWVQDNLGTGTAGPQQWAIGGYSYGGTCAVQLAANYPGVYPTFLDIAGENEPTVAGGHHELLDTYFNGDEDAFRKQNAADLFAAMRFPDTAGIVVVGQDDKVYAPEGKTVYDDATAAGANVQFQTLPGGHSWQVWGAGLENNLSWLCTRLGILEP, from the coding sequence ATGTCCCTGTCACTGGTCGACGGCATCCTTCCGATCGTCCTGCTGATCCTGGGCGCTGTCTCCTTGGTCTGGCTCGGCGTCAGCGGGCAGCGCCTGGGCTGGAAGCGCGCCCTGGCCGTTGTGCTGGCGGCATGCGCCCTTACCGCACTGATCTACGTGCTGGCGGAGTATGTATTCCGTTGGTGGAATGCTTCCCTGCCGCGGCTGCTCTACCTGTTCAGCGCCCTGACCATCCTCGGGGTCCAGCTGGCGGTGTTGCGCGTGCTCGCGTCCGGCATCCGGATCCGCCGGCGGGTAGCCGGCGTCGCGGCGGGTCTCCTGGTGCTGCTGGCCCTGGCCGGCACGGTGAATATCGCCTACCACCAGTACCCCACGGTAGCTGCACTGTTCACCCCACCGCCGGTCACGGATGATCCGCTGCCGCGGCCGGCGGAGGTCCGCCGGGACCTGCCTGCGGCGTCTGCGGAAAACTGGACTGCGCCCCCGGGCATGCCTGCCGCCGGCAAGGTGTTCCACCAGCAGATCCCGGGGGGCCGGTCCGGATATGCCTCAAATCCGGCGCTGATCTACCTTCCGCCGGCTTATCTGGCCGATCCGGGCAACGTGAACCTGCCGGTCCTGGTTCTGGTCCACGGGCAGCCGGGGTCCCCGGAGGATTGGCTGGTCAGCGGCGGACTGGCGGAGATCATGGATTCATTTGCCGCGCGGCACCACGGCCTGGCCCCGGTAGTGGTGCTTCCGGACCTCAGCAATGCCGGGAACAGCAACTGGCCGTTGTGCCTGGATACCACGGTCAGCAACTCGGCCACCTATTTGGCCCAGGACCTGCCGGCCTGGGTACAGGACAATCTGGGCACCGGCACCGCGGGGCCGCAGCAGTGGGCGATCGGCGGTTATTCCTACGGCGGCACGTGCGCCGTCCAGCTGGCCGCAAACTATCCGGGGGTTTATCCCACCTTCCTGGATATCGCCGGGGAGAACGAGCCGACCGTCGCCGGCGGCCACCACGAACTGTTGGACACCTACTTCAACGGTGACGAGGACGCATTCCGGAAACAGAACGCCGCGGACCTGTTTGCCGCAATGCGGTTTCCGGATACGGCGGGAATCGTCGTCGTCGGCCAGGATGACAAGGTCTACGCGCCGGAGGGAAAGACGGTGTACGACGACGCCACGGCGGCCGGTGCCAATGTGCAGTTCCAGACGCTTCCGGGCGGGCACTCCTGGCAGGTGTGGGGGGCCGGATTGGAAAACAACCTGAGCTGGTTGTGCACCCGGCTTGGGATACTGGAACCATGA
- a CDS encoding DUF2156 domain-containing protein: MADVLPAPRRFERFVHWPLQWLRGSVRRSPATLVFIASFWVLGALTSSLVTGPEGHLQDWATLSAHTLTGNPAALLLCCLWASGIGGYIGGTLLALMAGLSCERLLGTGRFLMVGFTGQIVGALLAIGFASATSASIGDWSRALVSESYVGPLAFIAAVVAAASAQVSTLWRRRLRITMFTLLVLLALYAGSFTDLMVLGAAVTGAFMGPFLAGRRPTVPERLVTSRREAAVLVALVVLASAVGPVIAALSTSAVGPLAVLRYLFTSVEVNTPNELAELCNGSAAARECAVARIQLRAGPAGFFLAVLPQVLLATFSEGLRRGRRFAWLAALLLQGTMTVLATVRLGRALARGELALLPPGPGIVIALVLPMVVPLAVFVLLLFTRRLFPARAPDGTYRRVAAAVGTSAAVLASLYLGAGLLNRDGFSPAATLGLLAADLPGRFLPIAEVAYSTPALDPENLPAVLVYEGVGVLFWVLTCLLLLRSFLVPPRNLTARDEERARSLLKTHGGSTMAWMTLWQGNTYWFSPTGNSYVAYRVDSGVAVTVGDPVGPPGELQQTVAGFAESCTDNGITPCFYSVGGKVRELTAALGFLSLQVAEETVLPLGSLAFKGKKFQDIRTALNAARKQGISAQWISYPTAPLAVLDQLRAISEEWVADKKMPEMGFTLGGLQELDDPEVRCLVAVDNDGTVHAVTSWLPVYRDGIVTGWTLDFMRRRGTGFRLGMDFLIASAALSLQDEGSRFLSLSGAPLARAVAREPDVDGSPVMDRLLDLLGATLEPVYGFRSLLAFKSKFAPQYVPLFMTYPDPAALPAIANALTRAYLPDLSLGQGLVLARRIVERTG, from the coding sequence GTGGCTGACGTTCTTCCCGCCCCACGCCGCTTTGAGCGGTTTGTGCACTGGCCGCTGCAGTGGCTTCGGGGCAGTGTCCGGCGGTCGCCGGCCACCTTGGTTTTTATTGCCTCCTTCTGGGTGCTCGGAGCGCTCACTTCCTCGCTGGTTACGGGCCCGGAAGGGCACCTGCAGGACTGGGCCACCCTTTCCGCGCATACCTTGACCGGGAACCCGGCGGCCCTGCTCCTGTGCTGTCTCTGGGCCAGCGGAATCGGAGGCTATATAGGCGGCACGCTGCTGGCCCTGATGGCCGGTTTGTCCTGCGAGCGGCTGCTGGGCACCGGACGGTTCCTTATGGTTGGTTTCACCGGGCAGATTGTTGGCGCGCTGCTTGCCATCGGTTTCGCGTCTGCCACCAGTGCCTCGATCGGTGACTGGTCCCGCGCATTGGTGTCAGAATCCTATGTTGGTCCGCTTGCCTTCATCGCCGCGGTTGTGGCCGCAGCCAGCGCACAGGTCAGCACTTTGTGGCGCAGGCGCCTGCGGATCACCATGTTCACCCTGCTGGTATTGCTGGCCCTTTACGCCGGGAGTTTCACAGACCTGATGGTCCTGGGCGCGGCCGTTACGGGTGCGTTCATGGGACCGTTCCTGGCCGGACGGCGGCCCACGGTCCCGGAGCGGCTGGTCACCAGCCGGCGTGAGGCCGCAGTCCTGGTGGCGCTGGTGGTCCTTGCCTCCGCCGTCGGACCCGTTATTGCCGCGCTCAGCACCTCCGCAGTGGGACCGCTTGCAGTGCTGCGGTATCTGTTCACCAGCGTCGAGGTGAATACTCCGAACGAGTTGGCGGAGCTCTGCAATGGATCTGCCGCCGCCCGCGAGTGCGCCGTGGCCCGCATCCAGTTGCGCGCCGGACCGGCCGGGTTCTTCCTGGCCGTCCTGCCCCAGGTCCTGTTGGCCACCTTCTCCGAGGGGCTGCGGCGCGGCCGCCGGTTTGCCTGGCTGGCAGCATTGCTGCTGCAGGGCACCATGACGGTGCTGGCCACCGTCCGGCTCGGGCGGGCCCTCGCCCGAGGTGAGCTTGCCCTCCTGCCGCCGGGACCAGGCATTGTCATTGCGCTGGTACTGCCCATGGTGGTTCCATTGGCGGTCTTTGTGCTGCTGCTTTTCACCCGCCGGTTGTTTCCGGCCCGCGCCCCCGACGGAACCTACCGCCGGGTGGCCGCGGCTGTCGGGACATCCGCGGCGGTGCTGGCCTCTCTGTATCTCGGTGCCGGACTGCTGAACCGCGACGGTTTCAGCCCGGCTGCCACCCTGGGGCTGCTCGCAGCGGACCTGCCCGGGCGGTTTCTTCCCATTGCCGAGGTGGCCTACAGTACGCCTGCCCTTGACCCGGAGAATCTTCCCGCCGTCCTGGTCTACGAAGGCGTGGGCGTGCTGTTCTGGGTATTAACCTGCCTGCTCCTGCTGCGTTCCTTCCTGGTCCCGCCACGGAACCTGACAGCCCGGGATGAAGAGCGGGCCCGTTCGCTGCTGAAGACCCATGGTGGAAGCACCATGGCCTGGATGACCCTCTGGCAGGGCAACACCTATTGGTTTTCCCCCACCGGCAACTCCTATGTGGCCTATCGGGTGGACAGCGGCGTGGCGGTCACGGTGGGAGACCCCGTGGGGCCGCCCGGTGAACTTCAGCAGACGGTGGCGGGCTTTGCTGAGTCCTGCACGGACAACGGCATCACGCCCTGCTTCTACTCGGTGGGCGGGAAGGTGCGTGAGTTGACTGCTGCGCTGGGGTTTTTATCCCTGCAGGTGGCCGAGGAAACCGTGCTTCCGCTGGGCTCACTGGCTTTCAAGGGCAAGAAATTCCAAGACATCCGCACCGCACTGAACGCTGCCCGGAAACAAGGCATCAGCGCGCAGTGGATCAGCTATCCCACCGCTCCCCTGGCCGTTCTGGACCAGTTGCGGGCCATCTCCGAGGAATGGGTGGCAGATAAGAAGATGCCGGAAATGGGCTTCACTTTGGGCGGGCTGCAAGAGTTGGATGATCCGGAAGTCCGCTGCCTGGTGGCCGTCGACAATGACGGAACGGTCCATGCCGTGACATCCTGGCTGCCCGTGTACCGGGACGGGATTGTGACCGGCTGGACGTTGGACTTCATGCGCCGGCGCGGTACCGGTTTCCGTCTGGGAATGGATTTTCTGATCGCGTCCGCAGCCCTGTCCCTGCAGGATGAAGGGAGCCGGTTCCTGAGCCTTTCCGGAGCACCCCTGGCCCGGGCGGTGGCCCGGGAGCCGGACGTCGACGGTTCACCGGTGATGGACCGTCTGCTGGATCTGCTCGGCGCAACCCTTGAGCCGGTTTACGGCTTCCGTTCCCTTCTGGCCTTCAAGTCCAAGTTCGCCCCGCAGTACGTGCCGCTTTTTATGACCTACCCGGATCCGGCCGCACTGCCGGCCATCGCCAACGCCCTGACCCGGGCCTACCTTCCGGATCTGTCCCTGGGCCAGGGGCTTGTCCTCGCCCGCCGGATCGTGGAACGGACAGGATGA
- a CDS encoding glycerophosphodiester phosphodiesterase, with translation MHPYFRAPRDNPPSGAADRPEPIALAHRGFSPDGYENTLAAFRAAADLGISYLETDVRTSRDGVLMAFHDETVDRISGGVAGKISQLTSRELNEVLVAGSERIPTFEELLTEWPDMRLNVDVKDAPGAKLLAALIEKHSAQDRVLVASFSDRRRLRTLKHLGRPAASSAGTALTVLLRLLAPLGAAGLVSRLGRFQCIQVPVAFGPVRVVTSYFLSRCHRAGLQVHVWTVNDEETMNRLLDLGVDGIVSDRSDLLVKVLKDRGQWR, from the coding sequence ATGCATCCGTACTTCCGTGCGCCCCGTGACAATCCGCCGTCCGGCGCAGCGGACCGGCCCGAGCCCATTGCCCTGGCGCACCGCGGCTTTTCTCCGGACGGGTACGAGAACACACTCGCCGCGTTCCGCGCCGCCGCCGACCTAGGCATCAGCTACCTGGAAACGGACGTGCGCACCAGCCGGGACGGCGTCCTGATGGCCTTCCACGACGAGACGGTGGACCGGATTTCCGGGGGAGTGGCGGGAAAGATCAGCCAACTCACCAGCCGTGAGCTCAACGAGGTCCTGGTGGCCGGCTCCGAACGGATCCCCACTTTCGAGGAACTGCTGACCGAATGGCCGGATATGCGGCTGAACGTGGATGTCAAGGACGCACCAGGCGCAAAACTGCTCGCCGCGCTGATCGAAAAACACTCGGCGCAGGACCGGGTGCTGGTGGCGTCCTTCTCGGACCGACGCCGCCTCCGCACACTGAAGCACCTGGGCCGGCCCGCGGCCAGCTCGGCGGGCACTGCCCTGACCGTCCTGTTGCGGCTGCTGGCGCCGCTGGGCGCCGCCGGCCTGGTATCCCGGCTGGGCCGGTTCCAATGCATCCAGGTGCCGGTGGCATTCGGACCGGTCCGCGTGGTCACCTCGTACTTCCTGAGCCGCTGCCACCGTGCCGGATTGCAGGTCCATGTGTGGACCGTCAATGACGAAGAGACCATGAACCGGTTGCTGGACCTGGGTGTGGACGGCATTGTCTCGGACCGGTCAGACCTCCTGGTGAAGGTGCTCAAGGACCGCGGGCAGTGGCGGTAG
- a CDS encoding glycerate kinase, which yields MRVVIAPDKFKGSLTSAEAAAAMAEGVLAVYPEATVTVVPVADGGEGTLDAALGAGAEPRTARVTGPLGRDTTAVWALSGDTALIETARASGLVLLDPSPETALAAGSYGSGQLIAHALEAGAKTIILGIGGSAMTDGGSGALCALGLKILDRDGNPVPPGGAGLLNAASVDASGLDPRLAGVDLRIAADVRNPLLGYEGTAAVFSGQKGAGAAEQQLLEEALDNWARLLKEATGVDVDVPGAGAAGGFPSGFLAFTGASLHPGFELLSAFTGLDESLTRCDLVLTGEGSLDNQSRYGKAPLEVAARARDAGIPVVAVAGQITLTPDQLQEYGIVAAVSLLDVVQRPQDAMSQAAKYVAWATRQVLEGA from the coding sequence ATGCGCGTAGTTATTGCCCCGGACAAGTTCAAAGGCTCCCTCACCTCCGCAGAAGCCGCGGCAGCCATGGCTGAGGGAGTGCTCGCGGTGTACCCCGAGGCCACCGTGACGGTGGTTCCGGTGGCCGACGGCGGCGAGGGCACCTTGGATGCCGCGTTGGGCGCCGGTGCCGAACCCCGCACGGCCCGCGTCACGGGGCCGCTGGGCCGGGACACCACGGCCGTCTGGGCCCTGTCCGGCGACACGGCCCTGATCGAAACCGCACGCGCCTCGGGGCTGGTCCTGCTGGATCCTTCCCCGGAGACGGCACTGGCTGCAGGCAGCTACGGCAGCGGACAGTTGATCGCCCACGCGCTGGAGGCGGGGGCGAAAACCATCATCCTGGGCATCGGCGGTTCGGCCATGACCGACGGCGGATCCGGGGCACTGTGCGCGCTGGGCCTGAAGATCCTGGACCGGGATGGAAATCCTGTGCCGCCCGGCGGCGCGGGGTTGCTGAACGCGGCATCAGTGGATGCGTCCGGATTGGATCCGCGGCTGGCGGGGGTGGACCTGCGGATTGCCGCCGACGTCCGGAACCCGCTCCTGGGTTATGAAGGAACGGCGGCGGTCTTCAGCGGCCAGAAAGGCGCGGGCGCAGCGGAGCAGCAGCTGCTCGAAGAGGCGCTGGACAACTGGGCGCGGCTCCTGAAGGAGGCCACCGGCGTCGACGTTGATGTCCCCGGGGCGGGTGCGGCCGGCGGCTTCCCCTCGGGGTTCCTGGCCTTCACCGGGGCATCCCTGCACCCGGGATTCGAACTGCTCTCGGCCTTCACCGGACTTGATGAATCATTGACCCGCTGCGATCTGGTCCTCACCGGCGAAGGCTCCCTGGACAACCAGTCCCGCTACGGGAAGGCTCCGCTGGAAGTTGCGGCCCGGGCCCGGGATGCCGGTATTCCCGTGGTTGCCGTGGCCGGGCAGATTACACTGACCCCGGACCAACTGCAGGAGTACGGGATTGTTGCGGCCGTCAGCCTGCTGGATGTGGTGCAGCGGCCGCAGGATGCAATGTCCCAGGCGGCAAAATACGTTGCCTGGGCAACCCGGCAGGTCCTCGAAGGCGCCTGA